In one window of Megalopta genalis isolate 19385.01 chromosome 4, iyMegGena1_principal, whole genome shotgun sequence DNA:
- the LOC117218520 gene encoding UDP-N-acetylglucosamine--dolichyl-phosphate N-acetylglucosaminephosphotransferase-like isoform X1: MTFAVVGIIGHFSKTTLLFFIPQIINFLYSVPQLFHFIPCPRHRLPKYNKEIDKLEPSNTVFNKNEIGFIGKIVMWIFTKLHLVKWKEDKRAIVTCNNFTLINFVLIKVGPLKESTLTMILLLIQVFSSLLAFVIRYPLASIFYDV; this comes from the exons ATGACGTTTGCCGTTGTCGGCATTATTGGGCACTTCAGCAAAACAACTTTGTTGTTTTTCATTCcacaaattattaattttctgtACAGTGTGCCACAATTGTTCCATTTTATACCGTGCCCTAGACATAGATTACCAAA ATACAATAAAGAGATAGATAAGTTGGAGCCTAGCAATACTGTATTCAACAAAAATGAGATTGGTTTTATTG GTAAAATCGTAATGTGGATATTTACGAAACTACATTTAGTGAAATGGAAAGAAGATAAAAGAGCTATTGTTACTTGTAACAACTTCACTTTAATCAACTTTGTATTAATCAAAGTTGGCCCACTTAAGGAGTCTACTCTTACAATGATTTTACTATTAATTCAG GTTTTTAGTAGTTTATTAGCATTTGTTATAAGATATCCTCTCGCTTCGATCTTCTACGACGTGTGA
- the LOC117218520 gene encoding UDP-N-acetylglucosamine--dolichyl-phosphate N-acetylglucosaminephosphotransferase-like isoform X2, whose translation MTFAVVGIIGHFSKTTLLFFIPQIINFLYSVPQLFHFIPCPRHRLPKYNKEIDKLEPSNTVFNKNEIGFIGKIVMWIFTKLHLVKWKEDKRAIVTCNNFTLINFVLIKVGPLKESTLTMILLLIQNINIAGF comes from the exons ATGACGTTTGCCGTTGTCGGCATTATTGGGCACTTCAGCAAAACAACTTTGTTGTTTTTCATTCcacaaattattaattttctgtACAGTGTGCCACAATTGTTCCATTTTATACCGTGCCCTAGACATAGATTACCAAA ATACAATAAAGAGATAGATAAGTTGGAGCCTAGCAATACTGTATTCAACAAAAATGAGATTGGTTTTATTG GTAAAATCGTAATGTGGATATTTACGAAACTACATTTAGTGAAATGGAAAGAAGATAAAAGAGCTATTGTTACTTGTAACAACTTCACTTTAATCAACTTTGTATTAATCAAAGTTGGCCCACTTAAGGAGTCTACTCTTACAATGATTTTACTATTAATTCAG AATATTAATATTGCAGGTTTTTAG